ttttttttggatagggaaatcaagagagaagagcagagagaCGGCTGACCTATAGTGccactttactacttgtgaagttccccccctgcagctgggtactgggggcttaacactgtaatgtgtgcactcagtcaggtgtgccacccctcaACCCCTTCCTTTTACTTTCTATTGGAGAAATGTTTTACATGACAGTTGcctcaggggtacaatttcatatctcaccaaagtaatgtgTTAGAACACCTCACCCACTGGGTACTGTGCCTAACCCTACCCTAACACTTTCCTCACTTCTCAGACCTGCTGATTCAAATCAAGGGTGGATCTCTGTCTTAAGAGGTTTAACAATTCTCCCAAAATGACAGCATAGAATGTATAGTTAAGATCATAAATTCTGGAACAAAAGGTGTCACTTACTAGCTGAGTAACTGTAGATAGTGTGTCAATTTCCACATATGTAAATAGTGATAATATTACCTATCTGAAAAAGATAAGGGGGGATCCagcagtgacacacctgactgagcacacacattgctatgcacaaggacccagcttcaagcctatTTGCacagggatgtttcatgagtgatgaagcaggactgtaggtcctaacttccccctctcctctcagtttctctttgttctatcaaatataaggaaaataaaataaggcaaaaaaaaattacagagagaAGTAAGGTTATGTTTAATTAATGGGTGTGTCTACACAAACTATTAACAGTGTGATGTAGTAAGGTCTGATTAATAAATGCATTTTCTACATGTCAGTTAATTCACAATGCATTTATTTTAGGGTTAAGGATAGTTCTCATATTAATTTCAACATTATCACAttcaatattctttctttttatttattgccttttgttgcccttgttttattgttgtagttattattattgtcgttgttgttgggtaggacagagagaaatggagagaggagggggaagacagaggaaaagagaatgatagacacctgcagacctacttcaccgcctgtgaagccactctcctgcaggtgaggagctgggagctcgaactgggatccttatactggcccttgtgctttgcgccacctacgcttaacctgctgtgctacctaccgcccgactccccacattcaATATTCTTATCCTTCTGGGTTTCGGTTAATTCCTAAGTCCAGATAAGTTCAAATGAAGCTTGATCAAACTTAATATATTTAGAGTGAAGTAAATTTCTAAGAAGAGAGAGTTTAAAGAAGGTTCCGAGATGAAGATGTTTGATGTCTTGTGCAATGCCCACTGATAAGCAGCACTACTTCTTAAAACCAGTGTGAAGATCTCCTAAGAAACCCTGACAGTGCCCTAGGGAGGAACCCACATATGGATGAATGAATCTTTATTAGTGGTTTTTTAAATGTGAACATGAATACTTGGAAGCTCCTCCCTTCAAAAGGtgatgtttccttccccttgaaTACAGAATAACTGAGTAACGGCGCTCAACTTCAGAGACTTGGACTTTCCTTGTCAGACCTGAAAGAAGGTGAGGAAACTAGTTAAGTCGTGAAGGTGCTTAGCAGCCCCAATGGAGGGGCCCAAGAAACACAGAACTGAAGTTTCTTGCTAATAGGAATGTGGGCCAGTCCTCCTGGATGTGGATCCTCCAAACACAGTCAAGGTTTCAGATACCTAGTTGTAGCTTTAGCTGCTTGAGAGAAACTTTattaggatgggatatggagatctggcggtgggaattgtgtggagttgtacccctcttatcctacggttttgttaatgtctcttttttaaaaaaaataaattaaaaaaataaaaaaaagaagtggtatgaaaatgggtttcttttttattactgttcaCTTGCTGCCTTTTATATTATAAGCATGTCAAGGTTTATCCTATAATTTACTATACTTGTCCAGAATATCTGTGATGAAGTTTGAGTGCAATCTCTTGGTGAGGAAGACTATACTAGGAGAAGGCTGGCTATGGAGAAACCCAACAAGTAAAGTTTGCAATAAACTCTCTGGACTTTGGTTCTCTATCCTAAAATTTCAGGAACCATTTTTATCAGAATAATCAATAATTCATAGACTAAATCAGGGATGGGAAATGTTCAGCCTGTGGGTCAAAATCATTTGGTCAGGCCCTGACAAGGCAGCTGCAGGTGGGACTCAAAATTTAATAaatctaaccttttttttttcataccaccatgaagtgctaatttttaagttgatacttTTGTATGATTGGTGAATGATGTTATACATATCCAAATGGTCACTGATAGAAAAAAGGTTTCCCTCTCCTGGATTACATGcccagacatggggagagaactACAGAAACTAAATTCACATGAGACTGAAACACAAAAAGTTTCTCTATATTTACCACTTGCAGAATGGAATTCAGTGTGCTTGTACAGAGTTCCTCCTTTTCCTAAATGACTGTAAAATTCACAGTAGGAGTCAGAAAGTAGGTAGGGTAAGCCTGGAATTAGGGCCAAAAGAAGTGGCATTTCTCCAGGCACGCTCTTCCCAAGCTATAACAAGTGAATCCTATTTGAAACAAAAAACACTTCCGGGCCACTGGATTGCTCATGTCTCTTGAATTCAGTGCCACCCTTTCTGGTAGCACTAGATACACAGTGATGTTTGCTTCCTCCAAACCGTTTTGGTAAAATTGACTATTTCTTTTCACATTTTCTTTCCTCAAGTGAGCTAACAACACTTAAAAACCATAGTGTGCCCAAAGGaccccagtgtaaggatcccagctcgagcccttggctccccaccttcaggggggccatggtgaaataggtctgtaggtgtctttctctccccctctctgtctcatctctctcaatttctctctgtcatatccaacaacaacaacggcaataataacaacaacaagggcaataacatggggaaaaagtggcctccaggagcagtggattccaggagcagtggattcatagtgaaggcactaagcccctggaataaccctggaagcaaaaaacaaaacaaaaaaacggtACGGCACCCAGGAAACACGAGGATGTTTCCCACATGTTGGTTTAGTCAGCTTAGCTCTCTGGGGATGTCTAATTACCAAGTTCATTGGAGAGAAGAGATCTCACCACAGCTTTCATGCATGACCTGTATAGTTTGGACCAGAAGCTATTCAGCAACACAGCAGAGTTTTCCCAGAGATAACGCTTTTTTGAACTGGTATAACATTTCTAAGGCAGTTTTGTAATTTCTGACCCTTTACCTAACAAATTTCCAAAAATGAGCAAAGTCCCGAGTTGATCACCAGGgactgaaaaaaatgaataaatagaagttaaaaaaaaaaaaggagcatttATGTGATGGTCTCCTTTCTCAGTCCATTTTATGTAATACCGTAAGTCATGAGTACTCATACCAAATCAAGTTATTCAAGTTTGGAACAAAGGCTAATTTGTATCTTCTAGTTTCAGAAATTCAAAAACAGTTTGTATTAtctacaattaaaaattaaatttcaagGGGCCAGAGAACTGACTCAATGAGTAAAGTGTCTGGCTTCTATGTGTGACAGCCTGGATTTAGTCTTGAGGACATGAGAAAgtcaagggcagagagaaaaggaatccCATGGAGGGTGTAGTACTttggtgtgtctccttctctccgtgtctctctctccctctaaaagtATACAACAGAAAAGTTGGGCTTCAGTGGCTTAGCAGTGAAATATATATGTAAGGCCCTGGTTTGGTTTCCTGACAGCACAAAATAggggagaatttaaaaaaatatttaatgtctTAGTAGAAGTCAACATTAAATGACTCAAATATTGAAGAGTAGCTCCACAAATATATACACCTGAATTATTGAAATAACTTGTTGGAGTTATAATAAAATTCTCAATGTTCTGCCCATTATATAATTAGATCAGTACAATTATAATAAGGCCAAGAGTGATTAGAAATATACCAAAAATACTTTactaaatacatcaaaatttCTGTTAGTTTTATTATCTTCAGAAATCTATTATTCAATTGTTATTTTCATCACACATCTTTCCCTGATATTTTTGTTttgctaaaaagaaaaacaaattatagGAGACAAAATGAAGACTAAATTAAGTCATCAGTTTTAAACAGTTAGAAATccataaaatgaaaaagtaaacatGTTAGCCTTAGCATAGCTACTACATAATGAAAATTAAGAGCTATTTGGTTaaaatagctttttaaatttaaagttaATGCAAGTAGAAAAGCTGATTAAAGTATGCTCTGAAAACCCTgtcatcaatattttatttagtttagtaCATGTTGGAATAAGTACATAACAATAGGTCCTTTCTTATCATAGGCTATCCTTATCATAGTTACCCATGTAACTACAATTTGTGGCCAACATtttacaacaaaataataataaattaaatctaTAAACTGTCAGAAAAGAGCAAAGATATACGACAATAatacattttatataaattatagaGGGCTGTTATGATGAAAACCCATTATGTTCCTCTCTAACTCAATTTTACAAAATAAAGCCAACATGTATTATTCTGTAAACTGCTAGGCGTGCATAAACACTGTGGCCTTTCCAAAAGACAGTGATCAAAGGCAAAATGTTATCTTTTCATATGCTGTCCTTAGTTCTTAACTGGAGTTGAGCTCCCTTTCATAGTCTTCTTTAGATGGTGGTAGTTTGGCAAGATTTTCATTAGGAAATCCAGCTGTAGTGTCtggggctaaaaaaaaaaaaaaaaaagacaattaggAACTAGCTAGCAAAAACcagagttagaaaaaaaaaaaaagtactattacaggtctgcagatgtctttctctcccccactctgtcttcccttctccatttctctctgtcctagttaacaacgacagtatcaacaacaatgataataactacaacaacaataaaaacagtaatggcaacaagaggtaaaataaatataaaagaaggaGTACCATTAGATTGTGCAATTACAGTTAACTTTCACTGatttattctttattatcttttcattttaCATTTACAATGAGTACATActgttttataataataataataaaaagatatctATAATATTTATGAAACAGTTTTCAATTAGAATGTCATCTGTGCTCTGCTGCTCTGACATTAAACACCAGCTATGTACTCTTTATTTTTGCTCTTGGCAAGAATTAGGAATATTTCCCCAAAGGCCAGGAAAAAACTGCCCAAATAGACTTGTATATCTACAAGATGTGTTATTTTCAAGCTATAGTAAACTAGTAGATGAACCAGAGTATAGCATTAAGTATGAGTTTGATATGGCCACTCTTGCCCCCTCAAAGACTGAAATATTAGTAGTCAATATAGTttgtaaaaatggggggggggtatgcagtggcacaccaggttaagcatgcatagtatgaagcacaaggacctatgcaaggatcctggtttgaatccccacctacatgtggtggtggtggtgggggggtcatttcacaaacggtgaagcaggtgtgcaggtctttcttcctctcttaccttccccatccctctcaatttctgtgtcctacccccaaaaatctaaaaaatggccacaggagcagtggatatgtagtgcaggtactgagtcccagcgataatcctagaagcaaaatacatacatacatacatacatacacacatacatacatacaattttGGGGGGTGGGCACTGGTATATCcaattaagtgcatatattactaggtgcaaggacctgggtttgagtccccaccccccacctgtagaagggctgtttcatgagcagtgaagcaggcctatagttgtctatctttctctccctctctgtctccctgtcctctctcaatttctctttgtcctataataaaataaaattaaaaataaataaaatttggagGTACACCTTCTATGAAAATCCGTAAGACCACGCATGGCATATCCAATTCAGCACACATaataccatgtataaggacccattttcgaacctccagtccccacctgtggggggggggggctttacaaACACaatgaatcagtgctacaggtgtctctctctctctctctctcctgtcaatttctctctgtcctattataaaataaaataaaataatgtattttagggctttttttctctcctcattcttatgtgaaagtTTTTCTCATATGTgatcagtaaaataaatattaaaaatatctctgttacctgaaaacaaaagtacacaatagtctgcagtgagtaccccccaacacttcatttgcactattccagcctttaggtccatgactgttcaacagtttgtttggctttgcatgttaactctcttttcagccaccaggttccagatgccagcataatgccgaccaggcttccctggacagacgaccccaccaatgtgtcctggagctccacttccccagagacccaccctactagggaaagagaggcaggctgggagtatggaccgaccagtcaacgtccatgttcagcggggaagcaattacagaagccagaccatccaccttctgcaacccacaatgaccctgggtccatgctcccagagggatagagaatgggaaagctatcaggggaggggatgggatacggagatctggttgtgggaattgtgtggagttgtacccctcttgtcctatggttttgttaatgtctccttttttaaataaattaattttaaaaattctctgaTGATTAATATATGTGAATGAATAGGGTGCCAAAGAACATCCATGCAgttctacttgtttttattttttaacctcttaaatggtgctggggattgaatccaggacatgtacactctaccactgaaccaccatctccctagcccctagaaataacttttaaaaaaatatttattttatttatagaattagagagagagagagaagccagaggatCGcctagcacatgcagtgccaaggactgaatcaggagcctcaggcatgcagatcTGGAGCTCTACTAGCTGAGCATTGTCTTGGCTGTTAAGAAatgaatctatttatttatctatgtttaATTTAATGTTGGCTTCAAATCTGATAATATTTCAGGACATAGtttcatatgtgtatatatatctgtACATCCACCACCAAATTCTTATGTCCCTCCCGTTCTCCCCGTCAGTTCCGATAACTggcagttttcacaaagtctaagaattacaaataattctttttttgtagttatttttttaaatttttaaaaaatatttatttattttttcccttttgttgctcttttttttcactattgttgtagttattggtgttgttattgatatcatcattattggataggacagagagaaatggagagaggaggggaagacagagagggggagagaaagacagacacctgcagacctgcttcactgcctgtgaagagactcccctacaggtgggagccggagcttgaaccggaatccttatgctagtccttgcactttgtaccatgtgcgcttaaccctctttgctactgcccgactcccaaaataactcttttttaaagagtGGTTCAGTACCTGCGGTCTCTCGGTCTGCACCCGACGAAGACAGTCGGCACCATAGATCACGGTATTCTCAGGGATGACTTCAAATGTATTCAGGTTGCAACAAGCCCCAATGATGCAACCACTTGTCAATATTACATTTCTGCCTACATAGGCTGTagtagaaatacagaaagaatggCAACTTAAGACATCAAAGTGTTAGAATACTGCTTTTTTCCTAAGATGATTTGGGTATAAAAACATAAAACAGTCAGGGTGCTGGAGGAGATGCAGTGGATATGGCACTGGACTGGCAAGCATGAagttctaagtttgatccccagcattgaatgtgccacagtgatgttgtTTATCTCTTTCTCATACTAATAAaggcataaaaataatttttaaacatgCAAATTGATTTTAAGAGAGTAAAGAAAACATTTCAGTTCTTTGTTATTAATACTAATCAACTGAATTATAATCACTGACACTAGTATTTAGCAGAAtgtctttcgtgtgtgtgtgtgtggcgcgcGCACACTGCAGGGGACTTGCACTGCTCCTGAGATGACTTTTTCATTACTTATACTTCAGCTTAAGATGGGGgacgggtggtgacacacctgattaagtgcacacactatagtgcaaaaggacccagtccccacctgcagggggaaagcttcacaagtggtgaagcagaatgcaggtgtctctctccctctcttgtcttcccttcccttctcagtttctgtctctatccaatacatttttttttttaaagataggaagagagggaaagataaccaCAGAAACAGGTGCTTCTCCTGGCACCATGGCACACCTCCCTACTGTTGGGGCTAAAATCTGGACTGCATGCCTGGCAAGGCACGAGCCCTATCATTGAACTGTCTCTCAACTGTAGAAAGCATTTTCAAATGTTTCATCTCAACAGTTTGGTTTAACTCACTCTGGATTTAAATGTATGTAGCTAAAAATTTAATCTGTTAATCGCAGCAATAGATTTCCTTAAAGGTAAAGATTTAGCCTTATAACTATTTTATTGTTTCAAATTGCATCCCCTCCAAGCACACTACTTTGTCATAGTTCGTACTTAGGATGTTTTTCAGGACATCGCCAAGAAAGATGTGATCACTTTCACAATAAAAACTCTAAGCAGAGCTTACCTTTTGATTCAATAACATTATTATCTCCCATTTTCATGGCTTGGGAATCTATAAACCATAGTTAAGTACACATTTTAAATATGTTCATTTCTCACATACTGAGTcctttaaaaaacttaaattatatttatttatttattgtatagagacagccagaaatggataagaatggggagacagacaggaaggagacagagaaacacctgcatccctgcttcaccactcgtgaagctttctccctgcgagTGAGGACCGGGGGTACTAAAGACAGGTAGGAATGATTCATCTTAAATTACTGCAAAGGATACAACAGCCAACTTCAAACACATTATTGGTGCCAATGATCATAGGTTTGGGTTCTGGATCTTCAGTATCAGGAGTGATATTATCAGGGTAActataaaaagaagagagaaaatcatCAAAAAGTTAATAATGCAGTAAGcaattcttttgttttaaaatttggaTTCTCTCCTTTTTACTACATCAACCTTAAAATATGTAACCAGGTAAGTTATTCCTTAAGTCATCAAAATGATTCATTTTCTATATTCAGACTTGATTCTAGTTGGAAAAAGAGCTACTGAAATGAAAAGTCATTGATATAGGTAGAAGGATAGCTTTCCTTCTTAAGCTTTTACATGTAAAAACTCAGAGTTTCAAAATGTAAAAATCTAGGACAAGGTTAAAAGAAATGTTGGCTGGGGTGGCCTgggagtggtgcaccaggttaaacgcacatattatcaactgcaaggacctgagttccagcctccactctccacctgtgggggcagggtatgaggcttcatgagcagttaagcaggtctgcaggtgtctttctctctctcttgctttctcaattcctctctttccTGTACTGTCAAGTAtaccagaaagggaaaaaaaaaaaaaaaaaggaacattggCTATGACTTTGGGCTTATTAAACTAGAATCAAAATTAAGTCTAACTTGAAAAATTTTCCATTCTTAATAATCTCGCAAAAGATAATTTTATGATGTTAGTTAGTTTGGTTAAAACATTGGAACATAAAATATCCATGGTTTAAGAGGCAGAAACTATTCTAAATGGTGTGTTATCTCTGGTAGCTAAGTTATTGCTATTAACTAACTTAAACAAAAGGTgctaaattataatttaaaaagaatttgctTAATATAGTAAAAACTCCCAAATCTTAAATAAGCATTAAGACAAATTAAGTTCTTTATCATAGTTAAATATTTTCCCAAGGTCTTTCATATGAATTCCATACATTGTTGCTATAAATTAGATATAAGCCTGAATACCCTGTCAAAAATGTTATCTAGAAAGCATTACAAATACTTATAAAAATTCCATAGGTTTGATTGTCTAGTTTACCGTGAACATGTTCTAaagtttcactgtttttttttttttaatctttaaaagattAGAAATTATCTCTAGTATTACAACATTTTCAAATACAATTTTGGGTGTTGTCCATATAAAACATGCCAAAATATATATGAGTTAAGTTGTGTCTGGGCATAACATCTCAGAACCAAGAAATCCAAGCAAATGACTCTCTTTAGTGGGGTCAGCACAGCACTTGGACATTGGAGGTATTTAGGAAATGTCTGCTTAAGGAAAAGATTAAAGAgggcaggggtatatagcataatggttatgtaaacagactcttatgcctgaggctcaagttcaatcccctgaattgccataaaccagagctgaccagtgctctagttaaaaaaaaaaaaaaaaaaaaaaaaaaggaatagatgaAAGAGTAGTACTTAAGTGGGAATTATCAGACCAAATGATTTATTAAGGATAACCATGAACAAACTATCTCATCATAGACATGCCTTTCTGCTCATCTGCTTTACAGTATCCTCTTTTACTAATTACTTGTGTCAGAAATGATCCTTAGTGTTTCTCTGGTTTTACAAGAGTGGGTTTCtagatgccattttttttttttttttaaccagagcactgctcagctctggtttatgatggtgtgggggactgaacctgggactccagcatgagagtctgtttgcataaccattatcctctctaccccCGCCCTCTAGATGTCATTTTAAAATGTTCCTACGACTGCCGTCTTGTAGTGTGGCATGTCCTATTGTAATGGCTTGTCATTCACTTCTTAAAAAGTGCAAAAGTAAGACTTCACAAAACATATATTGCATGTTACAGAGTGTGTTTTtgtcgttttcgatgggttaggttgttttcgccgggctggcttcacgggcaggtaacagacgaccagggactcatagttgagctgtaggcagtatctctttattcatgcaggacgcagcacaatctaagccgagctgagctaaactaaaggtaaagtactctaaaactcacaatgctgtctttatatatacttgacaagtagggtggaaacagggtgtgacatagagagggtggagagaaaagtgactggtgacaatcagagtgtgacaaggagggggggtggagcaaaaacatatcatgaaacagtggggattgaaccaatgccctggagggaggtgcttgttaacagcggttatataaatagaatgaagtggttatgtaaagagaatagtgttaagcaggggggatttaaaccaaatgaaacagaagg
The DNA window shown above is from Erinaceus europaeus chromosome 2, mEriEur2.1, whole genome shotgun sequence and carries:
- the DCTN6 gene encoding dynactin subunit 6, with amino-acid sequence MAEKAQKSVKIAPGAVVCVESEIRGDVTIGPRTVIHPKARIIAEAGPIVIGEGNLIEEQALIINAYPDNITPDTEDPEPKPMIIGTNNVFEVGCYSQAMKMGDNNVIESKAYVGRNVILTSGCIIGACCNLNTFEVIPENTVIYGADCLRRVQTERPQPQTLQLDFLMKILPNYHHLKKTMKGSSTPVKN